tctttttgaacTCCCCATGTCGTACTTTTTAACCTTTTAactcttccccccctcgtCTTTTTGATTTACGCCCCAAGCGGTGACGATTGGTCAGCGAACGTGAGCGTCATTTGTGCGAGCAGCGATGAATAGGCGGTCAATAGGCAATCACTACGCGACGAATAACCTTTTTGCGCACCGATATGCCGGTTGGAGCGCGCGTAAAGGTGGGTTCCTCATGGAGAAGCCGGGCAAATGCAAAGCTGCCACGCTGCAAAAATGGCACGCTGAAAAAATGCTTGGGTGACATCTGTCACCACTTCGGATGATGGCGCTCTGACAAGGCGTGGGGCTGAGGCAACTGCATGGCGCCGGGGAAACGTCGTCTATTCCCTTTGAGTGGAGCAAAGTTGAGAGAGAGAGTTGGTTGGGCAGCTCCTCCTGCAGGTGTGATGTACGATAATTGGTGGGTGGCTTATCTGAGGCAGCTAGCATGAGTACCACTGACCCGTTTGATCTTCCCGCCGGGGAACCTACTGCCCCCCCCCGAACGAACGAAGCAACGCTTCACGGAATGACAGATTAGTAAAAGCGTATGTCATGtaggcatatatatataactacTTAAAAATGATTCCTTGGaaggtggtggtggtgggtTGTTCCAAACGATTGCGGAAATATGAAGCTCGCTGGGTAGGGGATAAGTGGGGCCACTTAACAAACGCAGGGCCATTTCGGAGGTGGCTGGATTCCACCAAGCTGGGCAGCCGTTATATTGTGTCAGTCCACTTGGGAGGCTCCTCCCACCCAAACACGCAAAGCAAAACaccttcccattttatcgaaaaaaaaaaaaattcgtacCGCTGTAGCCTTTTGTTAGTGTATGTTCGCTAagtaggatttttttttttttttttcctggtggaagttccttttttggggcagtagatttttttttgaagcttATTTCGTCGGTCGTTTTATCGCGTCGGCGGTTGGGGAGGAGACTCTCTATTGCGCGACGGAAGAGAGGTGATTCCGCTGCATAGGTGACGCTGTTATACAGGTGACGCTGCTACACAGGTGACGCTGCTATACAGGTGACGCTGCTACACAAGTGACGCTGCTACACAAGTGACGCTGCTACACAAGTGACGCCGCTGCACGTGCAGGCCACCCTGAGACGCTATACAACGTCGAAGAGGatgactttttttcccgtggGGAGAATGGACCACGTGGATAAACGTATCAAATAAAGAGAGTGTTCCACGGAGCTTTTCCGGACGAGTCAAATTCATTTGGAGAGTTCCTCCCCTGTgggggtaaaaaaggaaaaaataaattaatcaATCCCCAGAGAGTAGGGCTTTTATGTGCCCCCTTCAGgttgtttttcccccaccaTGCTGCGACATAACTGCCTGCGCGAGAAGAGGTACCTAATCGGGGGGAGCCTGTTGAGGGGCATCAGAGCCCAGCTGCGCGCAGCAGGTGATGCGGGTGGTGCGGGTGATGCAGGTGATGCAGTTCATGCGGGTGACGCAGTTCATGCAGGTGCTGGCAGTTTGGGCACCTTCCGCGGGGTAAACAGAAATCACGCAAAATGGCACGGATGCTTTGCGGAGTATGTTATAGGGGGAGCAAACTGCACAGCTAGCAGAAGCGAATGGATGAAGGGGCACAAACTGATGGGACATACTCGAAGCTTCGGTGGTCAGTCCAATTACGCGAAAGGGGGGAGGACTTCCCCAAATGAGGGAGGCCAAAGGGAAGGAGGCCAAAGGGAAGGAGACCAAAGGGAAGGAGACCAAAGGGAAGGAGGCCAAAGAGATGTAGACTTAGACATAAAGCGAACCAacaaaagtgagaaaaaaaaactgttggaagaagaaatgaaaaaactgaATGAACAATTAgcaagggaaaaagggaaccacaaaaaagttttactttttatttttacttgtGTAGTAGGATTATACATGTACTTCGAGTCGTATGATCCTGAATTCTTTTTGTATgatgtgtttttaaaaatgcttttaaaGTATGTTGATGGGGAGACATGTCACgacctttttctcctcatggGAAAGTACAGCTTGTTACCCTATGACACAAGCAAGGATAGCATATATTCGTGTTCAGAAATAAAAGGGCTGAAATTTATGAATCCGTTTGGAGTTGCTGCGGGATTTGATAAAAACGGGGTGTGCATTGATGGCATTCTTAAGTTaggtttttcttttatagAAGTTGGGACGATCACTCCTAAAGCACAGAAGGGAAATGACAAGCCAAGGATCTTCAGAGATGTGGGAACAAGGAGCATTATAAACTCTTGTGGATTTAATAACATCGGTTGTGATGAGGTGACTGAAAATTTGAGACGCTTTCGGGAGAAACAGAAGACGGACAAACTGTTGCAAAGACATTTGGTTGGTGTTAGTTTGGGTAAGAATAAGGACTCTGCTGATATTTTGGAGGACCTCAGCTATTGCATCGCCCGGGTTGGAAGGTACGCAGATTATATAGCCATTAATGTGAGTTCCCCCAACACTCCCGGGCTGCGCGACAACCAGCAATCGGAGCGTCTGCACGGGATTATTCTGCGCGTGAAGGAGGAGGTGGCCAAGTTGGACGGGGGGAAAGCGGCCGTGGGGAAAGAGGTGGGAAAAGCGGCCTCGGGGAAAGCCGCCGTGGAGAAACCCTACGTGGGTGGCGAGCCCTGGGAGAACACGACCAAGCGAAGGCCCCTCATCTTCGTGAAGCTCGCCCCAGACTTggaagaaagcgaaaaaaaaaaaattgcaaacgtGCTGCTCAAAACGGAAGTAGACGGGATGATAATTTGCAATACCACCACGCAAAAGTTTAACATAAAAAGTtttcaaaacaaaaaaggaggagtcaGTGGAGAAAAGCTAAAAGACATatcaacaaattttatttcgcaGATGTATAATTAtacgaataaaaatatccccATTATTGCATCTGGGGGGATATTTACTGGGAAAGATGCGTTGGAGAAAATCGAGGCGGGGGCTTCTGTTTGTCAGCTGTACTCTTGCTTGGTCTTTAATGGGATGAAGGCTGCTGTTCGGATTAAGCGTGAGTTGGACCACTTGCTTTATCAGCGGGGGTACTACAAGCTGGAGGATGCCATTGGGAAGGCCCACCGACGGGGCGGTTAGGCTCATGAGAAGTTTGTGTGGAGAGAGGCCTTTCGGAGAGCAGCCCCGTCATGTGTGGGCGATTCGTGTGTGGGCGATTCGTGTGTCGATGATTCTTGTGTCGGCCATTCGTTTGCCAGCGACTCGTGTTTCGGCTATTTGTGTGCACTTCGTTCTTGTTTGCCGCATATGTGCCGCCCTCCCGGGCCGCCTCGCTCAGCGCACCATCTTTacgttaacattttttttttaagaggtAACTTATGTGACCACATCTAAGTGCACAACTATGGAGAGGCCTCCCCCCGACTCGTTTGCAATTTGGGCGCAAATGGAAAGGGGGCAGAGTGCCACGGTTGCGACGTGCCAGTATTAGGGCGCACCATTGTTAAGACGTAGCAGCGTTCAAACGCACCACTGTTAAGACGCGCCACTGCTAAGACGCACCACTGCTAAGACGCACCACTGTTCGACAACTGATCCCCGGCGGGAATCGATCATCCCTGCTGCCCCCCCGGCTTGTGCGCGTACGTCTGCACCCAGTGCCGGGCATTCTGAATGGTCTTGTGCGGGTCgtgttttgaaaaaagaaagaaggacTGAATTTCAGCCATGCTCAGGTGGAAACGCTCAAATATGGTTGCGAACTCCTGGGCCAGATCCTCAtgttggggaaaaaaacgtaaaaacaTCTTTTTGTACTGATACGTATTCGCATATGGTATGAATACTTTTAGGTCTACCCTACCTGGTCTAATAAGTGTGCTTGGAAGCCTCTCTATATTGTTGGTGGTCATAAAAATGATCCGTTCCTCCGTTGCGACGATACCATCTAGGGCGTTAAGAAGCCCACTGTAGGAGACGCCTAGCGTTCTGATATTACCACTGCCGAGGAGAGAGCTCGAAATGGTGGCTGctgtggaggaggaagttCCAGTGGAGGATGCTGCTGAGGGGGACGCTGCCGAGGACGCTGCCGTATGGGAGTCTCCCTTTCCAATTACTTCACCCGGAGTGGTAAAAACAAAGTCGATGTCTTCCAAAATGAGAATCGTCTTTGGGGGCACAGTGGCAAGGAGGTGGATAAATCGATCATCGGTTAGATACACATCATTCACGTTAATGGTACATATATTAAAGTCAAAGTGACCAGCGAGAGCAGCAATAAGGCTGCTTTTTCCACACCCAGGGGGTCCATGAAGTAAGTAGCACCTCCTATAGGGTATACCTTTTTCAATATACCATTTGCTAGAATTGAGAAACGTGTCGAGGTCATTAATTATGTGTTCACTTAGGTGTTCTGGTAGAATGACCGAATGAACCggtcttttatttttcggaGTTCCAAAAGGTCTCCATTCATGTCCAAAGGTCTTATATAGTAAAgtctttccttcttcctttttctcaaCGTACAATTTTGCATCTGTtaatattttagaaaaaatatttttggacCATATGAATGTGCTGAGTTTTATGTTTTCAAATGGGACTGATCTGTTCACATCTGATGTCATGGTTTTTTCTCTACTACGttcaataaatataaattttttatcatatatgaGTAGGTGATTGCCTATGCTTGgtaggaaggaaaaggataccgtttttttatttctgtcACTTAGCATTTGCGTTTTTAAGCTGAGGTGTCTACTgattattcccttttttacgatGTATTCTAGAACCCAATAATATGCGTTATCGTTGATTGTAACTTCTAGTGAcgtgaacatattttttttcactgcatGATAGATGTAGCTGTTTAGTCTGTTTGCTACTGTGACGAATGCTCCTACTGAGATGATTCCAACGCCTGCACTGAAGTACTCATTCTTTGtgatgtttttaaaaacggaTTCTATGAACCCGCTCCCGCTTCCGCTTCCGCTTCCGTTTCCATTTTCTGCATTTCCGCTGCTTCCTATGCTGGGCTGCCTCTCCGCGCTGCTCTCGTACCCCTTGTTCACGATAAGCTTCTGCATCTGTACGAGAGCGTgtgccttaaaaaaaggggtggggAGGTGGGTGATCCTTCTGATCGAAGGGAATTCTCTCTCTTGTTGGTGATTAGCCGAGTTGCAAAATGAGCCACTCCGATcaaatgtgcattttttctgattcCTATTTTGTGGTTTCGCTTGTTTGGCTGGTTTGGCTGGTTTGGCTGGTTTGGCTCATTCGCTTGGTTGCCGCTCCGATTCGTGAGCAACCCCATTTGGGGTAGCCTCCgctgtgtgttttttccaaCGCGAGTACCGCGGCGACGTCGAGTTGGGCTGCCGCGCATCTGCATAATTGTGCACGCgcttttttcacaatttttttaaaattacgcCTCGCCTCGGACCTCATCGAATCGAATGGAATTTCATCTAATGGCTTCTAATCACATTTAATCGCTTCTAATCACATATAATCGCTTCTAATCACATATAATCGCTTCTAATCACAAATAATCGCTTCTAATCACAAATAATCGCTTCTAATCACAAATAATCGCTTCTAATCACAAATAATCGCTTCTAATCACATATAATCGCTTCTAATCACATATAATCTCATCGAATTTCATCGTGTCGTGTCGCCCCTGCCTAATGGAAGCCACCCGCCGACATCCCCCTTAATTGCTTCATCCCACGGGCAGCAAAGGAACGGCAGTGCGGGTAGAtcatccccccttttgggaaATTATTCTTTCCCACCCGCAGGAAAGCTAATGGTGCATGTAGAATTCAGTTTGTGGAATGCCGTTAGCCGTAGAAGGGGTCGCAGCGATGAGTATGCAGCTACTCCTTTCTGCTGTTCGTCCTCATGGATcttcttatatatattttttttctttccccattGATGGGTTCCTcacatgtataaatatggACACAACTATGTGTTGTGACTCCCCACTGGTCACATGCGTGTGTACTTGTGACCAATTCGACAGGGCCTACGATGGAACTGTCTCGGAGGACCCAAGTGAGGCGAGGTGGcggttccttttttacatgcCTACCTTGTTATGCCTACCTTACCATGCCTACCTTGTCATGCCTGCCTTACCATGTGAGTATTCCCCTTTGATGCGGCGCGGAATGGGGACGCACGGATGGGCCGTTCACAAAGGTCATAAGGAGTGGTAACATGTGTGACCCACTCTCAAGGGGAAGGGGCACCTGCCGTGAAGTTACATAAGTGATTGTACAAGGGTGGCCGGCGTAGAGACAATTTTTGGGTGCCTTGGTGAAGTGGGACAGTCACCTCCGGGATGCATCCCTAGTTGTGGGTTGAAAGTCCTCCGAGAGCggcttcctccctttttatcGCTCTGGTGGGAAAGCAAACCATCGAAGTGAACCTCAATTGTGAgtggcccctttttgtggTAGCACAGATGAAGGAGTGCGTTGTGTGCGTTGTGTGCGTTGTGTGCGCCGTGTGTGCCGTGTGTGCGGTGACTCCGTCGGATTCAAACGACTATGCGACGTGTCGCACTGTtaaagggagagaaaaagaaaaccaaaCGAATCGTTTACAAGTGACACCTCTGAGCAGTTATGCAGCAGCGGAGACGGTGTTATGCGGCAAATGAAGCTTctacgctttttttttctcataaaagGATATGTAAGTAATGTTGTGATGAGTCTACAAAGGAGTTTTCAATTATCTTTACGGAGCTGCTTTTCCAAAATGCAATTCGGCACCTGTgtttctttgcttctttgaGGAAGATAAAGCCGACGATGGGGGACGGTGGTCCGTTTNNNNNNNNNNNNNNNNNNNNNNNNNNNNNNNNNNNNNNNNNNNNNNNNNNNNNNNNNNNNNNNNNNNNNNNNNNNNNNNNNNNNNNNNNNNNNNNNNNNNNNNNNNNNNNNNNNNNNNNNNNNNNNNNNNNNNNNNNNNNNNNNNNNNNNNNNNNNNNNNNNNNNNNNNNNNNNNNNNNNNNNNNNNNNNNNNNNNNNNNNNNNNNNNNNNNNNNNNNNNNNNNNNNNNNNNNNNNNNNNNNNNNNNNNNNNNNNNNNNNNNNNNNNNNNNNNNNNNNNNNNNNNNNNNNNNNNNNNNNNNNNNNNNNNNNNNNNNNNNNNNNNNNNNNNtttgcatatattttttggcattatttatttatttttttttttttccgcactGCATAGCCATGTGGGCATGTTAACACGGGGATGAAAGGTGAAAAGGTATACGACGACAGCTCACGGCTCACTGCTCGTGGAACACTTCGGCGTAAGAGCGTACTTGCGATCCACGCTTGAAAAAGCTGCCCGCTCGTTGTTCGCGATTGCGCGGCTGGTGTACGGCTTCTGTACGGCCGCTATACGGCTTCTGTACGGCCGCCATACAGCTGCTATACAGCCGCCATACAGCGCTATACAGCGCGATTGTACCTGGTGAACGTTCCAGCAGGGCGAAGAAACCAAATGTGTGAGAGGCGCATTTTTGCTTTGCTGTTTGAGCAAGGCCTGGCGAGTGCGAATTGAGATTGCCAACCAACCGTTGTTCGTTTGGGAGAGGGCCATTGATTTGCGCCAAGGAAGGGGCGACGCGCATCGTAGACTAGtgtgggaagaagaaaaaaaacacttatCCACGGTAGGTAcgaatatatgtacatatcgTGAATACGCGTGAACGCTCTTCGACCGAGGGTAATTCTGTGACCCCCGTACGAGTGCCCTCTCCGCCGAGTTCGCTGTGTTCTGTGTGCGTCGGCCACTCTGCAGCAGCTCTTCACCGCCACACTGTGCATTGGCCGACTTTACGTTTGCGTCAAAATGGAGGGCGACCGGAGGTACCACATGCAGGGTAACTGCGACATGAGCATGAACAGTAACTGTGAGCCGAATGCCAACTATTACGAGGGTCCAGGGGGGATGCATAACGGGCTGTACTACAACAGTTATGAAGACGATCGGGGGGGAAGCTTTCCCatggggagaggaggaggagtagcagcaggaggagggaaCGTTTACATGGGGGACGAAAAGGGGATGGTGAGGGGGGGTGGTGGTCTTCACGGAGGGAGAACGATACACAGCATGAACTCCCCACCGAATGTGGTCTACAACAGAAACTTTAACTTAAATAGTAACCCAAATTACAACACGGGGAGTTACCCAACTCATAACAACGAATACAGTGGCATGAATTATCAAATGATGAGTAGCAGTGGAAGTGGTAGTAACTACCCAGGGAGCATGGTGAATGTGAATATGAATATGAACATGAACATGTCTTCTCCTAGTCCCTACCCGCCACGTGAGCAATACGTACTGAACAAGAAGGCAGCCAAAATACTTTACATACATAACATAACGAGCAAGTTAGcagatgaaaattttatatatagtgTTTGCTATGTCTATGGGAACGTAGAATCAGTGAGCTAtatgaagggaaaaaatttatttattgtgAAATTCGAGTCTTCTGATGGTGCCTTTAGTGCGTATAAGTACCTACCGACTCActttaaaaacatacatCTGGAGCTACGAAACGAGTCGAGGAAAATAAGTTACTTTAATGAAAAGGCGAACagtaataaatatatttcaccAAAcatatcagaaaaaaaattcctttctCTGAGTCTGGAGAAGAGAGAACAGATTATGAACATAAAACAGAAAGAGTTGCTTCGCAAATGCAAGGAGAAACTGAATCAGTATATTAATatgtttaataataaaagtaTAACTGATGAGACAAAGGAGAAGCTCAAGTGTTTAATTGATCATTTAAAGACAAGGATAGAGTCACTTAACAACCAGTGTGATGGGAACCCTTTGGGGGACTCCTCTAGTGCCActtcttttaataattatgacCGGGGCCCTTCGGGGAACATAAGCGGGGGGGACCTCTCCGGGGGAAGCCTAAGTGGGAACAACAACCCTAGTGGGGGAAACCTTTCCAGCggagggggagcagcaggggggggagcagcaggagggggagcagcaggaggggTGTCGCTAGGAGGGGCGCCAGGGGGGACAGACCCGATGACCTCCCCCAGCACGAccataaaaattaactgcATGAACAACATACAAAACAACGAAGAACTGAGCAACTACATCGCACAAAATAACTCCATTTTTCTGAACGAACACATTTCAtacttttctttattttcctttggaGAGAGGTATGCCATCATTAAATATAGCAACGAAAATATTGCCAGGAATGTGTTTAAGAATTGCAGCATGTGCAACATAAATGTGGAGTTTGTGCAGGACGACGCGGATGGGCAGGGGGCCAGTTGAAAGTGGTGCGCCCCCATCGAGGAGTCCCGAACGGAGCCCACCAGCGCTGCACAATGCGCACACCCAatcgccccctttttttttgaaatagtAAAATACGCGTGAGTGTGTTGTGGTGGGGCGGTTTTCCTTCGTCCTCCGTTTCAAATGAGCAACACCAGCGCGCGTTTGATGAGTCTTTTTTTTCNNNNNNNNNNttttttttttcccaaccctttggacatttttttccttttttcaaccTCCTGGCGCCGTGCCTCGCCCTCCTCACTTGATAACCACGTTGCTGCCTTGCCAGCGGAGGCGCACATGTTTGTTGGTGCGCGGGTGCACGCCCGCCCGATGTGCGGTGCATTTCGCCATCGCCACGTTACTGCGGCGTTACTGCGGCGTTACTGCCCCGTTACTGTCACGTTACTTCCCCGTTACTGCCACGTTACTGCCACATTACTGTCACATGCTCACAAAATCCTTCCTTCAATTGGCCCTTTTGCGTTCCCCcctccacacacacacataagaAATGCAAACCGTAGCgtaaatttaaagaaaagtTTGCGCGAGTTTGCGCGAGTTTCCCCTCGTCTGGTTAAGTGGGGTAGGCATAGAAAactgttgaaaaaaaaaaaaaaataccaataGGAAGTGCTAGCTATAATGAAGACTCGAACGATGCGCTGGGGGACGCTACATGGGCTAACCGATCAAACGATGTAGCTAAGAGGTTCCCCCCACACACTCAAGGGGGGTTACACGTATGCACACAGaaactaaaaaaaggaaggaaggaaggaagcagGTAAGCAAGCAGGTAAGCAAGCAGGTAAGCAAACAAACAAGCAAACAAGCAAACAAATCGTCACACGTGTGCACCGCGCGGGGGCACCTCACAAACAGgtgtacatattttcaaTCGACTTGAggttcctccttttttcccgtttatccttgtcgatttttttttgttttatctttatttttatctttttttggCTTCCCCTCCTGCACTATTCCGTTGTACACAATGTCGTGCAGGTGGCTTCTCTGTTGGAACGTAGTCTGCATTTGTGTGTTTTCTCCATGGGGGTGGAGGTCCCTCGGTTGGTCTCCCCGCTGATCGATCGGTTGGTCTCTCCGCTGACCGATCGCTTGGCCCAGCTGTTCAGCCGCTGGAATCGCCCCGCTGTTCTCCAATTCATCGGCGTTGTCATAGGAGAGCCCCTGAATGAGGGGGGGGGCACTGTTAAGCTTTTCCAGTAGGAtgtgttctttttctcttttgctGATCAAATTTTCTGTTGTTTGTACGATGGTGTCGAGGAGGACTCTATTTCCTCTTATATTTCTGGAGGCATCATcaaggatgttttttttttcttttcttatttCGTAGGTTAGCTCCAAACCCTCCCTTTCCTCCCTTCAAACGAAACAGCAAATAGATATCCAGAAACTCATCAAAAATGTTGATTCCCGATTTgttgtcactttttttaatcaatATGATGCTTCTTTTctcacaaaaattattttctcctccagAAATGTGTACGTTGCTAGCATCACAGTGGGTGTTTTTCCTAGAGCAGTAGCATTCCTCACCTGACTTGACCTTAAAGtggttaattttgtttttaatttctttgaAGTAGAAGGAGTTGTAcgaggataatttttttttcacttcctttttgtattcaCTTCTTACACTCCCAACGAGATTTACATAGGGAGTTGAGGGTCTACTCCCCTGAAAGGGGTACTCATCATAGTTGTGTAGGAATTTTTTCGAGTCCACTAACTTGTCTCCATTTGCAGATGCATTCGTATGCATGTTCGACATGATGCTGTGGTGagaaatatcttttttttcattcatgagtgggttgttttttttaattgtgttGTCTAGGAGGACCGTCTTGGGGCGGAAGCGCCACGTGGGATGGAGGTTGACATTTGGGTCGTTGACTGGGGATTCCCACGTGGGAAGAAGGCTGACATTTGCGTCGTTGACTGGGGCTTCCCACGTGGGGGGGTTCAAACTGTGCTCCGGGTGGGGAGCGGCATGCAGCGCGTGCtcagagggggggaagtaacCGGGCCGTGTGACACAACACGTGCTATCACTCTCGTCCTCGCCTCTCCCATCTCCAAAACGGAGGAACCTTTCCTTTACGCTTATGTTATTCATTATGAGTAACTTCTTCGTTATTGTGAAAACAACatcgagtttttttttcttcttcaaaaaaatatattttctatttatGACCAACCGGAACCGTTCAATTGGTACATCAAAAATTAGGTTAattaaaatgtagaaaaaggcacttgtatttttttcaattattcTCCGCTCGTATTTGCTCAGGTACTCACTGATTTTTAATCGCTTATTTACAATATTGCTTCCGATGTGGATAATGTAGTTCGACGTCATCTTTGAGGGTTGGAATGGGAAGGAGCGATAGAGAGTGGGGCTGCAGTgattttccttctccttcggTTGGGAGATCTCCTTTTAGGTATCGCGTACAATGGTGTGATATACTCCTGGAGGGAGTAACAAACTGGAGCGCTAACTACGTGCACAGGGTTACAAATACGCACGTCGTGAGGTGTGTGTTCAGGAACTCCCATGGGTAACCCCTTGGGGGGTAGGTTCCAACGCGTAGTTCTTCGAACGGCTATGCGCAGCTGCACACATGAACGTATTTTGCggcagagaaaaaaaaaaaggctacaaaacaaggcaaaaaaaaaaaaaaaagcgctaCAATTGGGAGTTATCCCTACCCACACACGCAACTGCAGTGTTCGATACGTGATGGGCGGAGAATCTCCGTGAGTAGGCAGCGCCGcggtgggaaaaaaactccacGGTGATGAATTCGAGAAGATACAAAAGTGTGCATACAATGGTACACCATTACgatgtagttttttttttNNNNNNNNNNNNNNNNNNNNNNNNNNNNNNNNNNNNNNNNNNNNNNNNNNNNNNNNNNNNNNNNNNNNNNNNNNNNNNNNNNNNNNNNNNNNNNNNNNNNNNNNNNNNNNNNNNNNNNNNNNNNNNNNNNNNNNNNNNNNNNNNNNNNNNNNNNNNNNNNNNNNNNNNNNNNNNNNNNNNNNNNNNNNNNNNNNNNNNNNNNNNNNNNNNNNNNNNNNNNNNNNNNNNNNNNNNNNNNNNNNNNNNNNNNNNNNNNNNNNNNNNNNNNNNNNNNNNNNNNNNNNNNNNNNNNNNNNNNNNNNNNNNNNNNNNNNNNNNNNNNNNNNNNNNNNNNNNNNNNNNNNNNNNNNNNNNNNNNNNNNNNNNNNNNNNNNNNNNNNNNNNNNNNNNNNNNNNNNNNNNNNNNNNNNNNNNNNNNNNNNNNNNNNNNNNNNNNNNNNNNNNNNNNNNNNNNNNNNNNNNNNNNNNNNNNNNNNNNNNNNNNNNNNNNNNNNNNNNNNNNNNNNNNNNNNNNNNNNNNNNNNNNNNNNNNNNNNNNNNNNNNNNNNNNNNNNNNNNNNNNNNNNNNNNNNNNNNNNNNNNNNNNNNNNNNNNNNNNNNNNNNNNNNNNNNNNNNNNNNNNNNNNNNNNNNNNNNNNNNNNNNNNNNNNNNNNNNNNNNNNNNNNNNNNNNNNNNNNNNNNNNNNNNNNNNNNNNNNNNNNNNNNNNNNNNNNNNNNNNNNNNNNNNNNNNNNNNNNNNNNNNNNNNNNNNNNNNNNNNNNNNNNNNNNNNNNNNNNNNNNNNNNNNNNNNNNNNNNNNNNNNNNNNNNNNNNNNNNNNNNNNNNNNNNNNNNNNNNNNNNNNNNNNNNNNNNNNNNNNNNNNNNNNNNNNNNNNNNNNNNNNNNNNNNNNNNNNNNNNNNNNNNNNNNNNNNNNNNNNNNNNNNNNNNNNNNNNNNNNNNNNNNNNNNNNNNNNNNNNNNNN
The window above is part of the Plasmodium cynomolgi strain B DNA, chromosome 11, whole genome shotgun sequence genome. Proteins encoded here:
- a CDS encoding dihydroorotate dehydrogenase mitochondrial precursor (putative) translates to MLLKYVDGETCHDLFLLMGKYSLLPYDTSKDSIYSCSEIKGLKFMNPFGVAAGFDKNGVCIDGILKLGFSFIEVGTITPKAQKGNDKPRIFRDVGTRSIINSCGFNNIGCDEVTENLRRFREKQKTDKLLQRHLVGVSLGKNKDSADILEDLSYCIARVGRYADYIAINVSSPNTPGLRDNQQSERLHGIILRVKEEVAKLDGGKAAVGKEVGKAASGKAAVEKPYVGGEPWENTTKRRPLIFVKLAPDLEESEKKKIANVLLKTEVDGMIICNTTTQKFNIKSFQNKKGGVSGEKLKDISTNFISQMYNYTNKNIPIIASGGIFTGKDALEKIEAGASVCQLYSCLVFNGMKAAVRIKRELDHLLYQRGYYKLEDAIGKAHRRG
- a CDS encoding bcs1-like protein (putative), with product MQKLIVNKGYESSAERQPSIGSSGNAENGNGSGSGSGSGFIESVFKNITKNEYFSAGVGIISVGAFVTVANRLNSYIYHAVKKNMFTSLEVTINDNAYYWVLEYIVKKGIISRHLSLKTQMLSDRNKKTVSFSFLPSIGNHLLIYDKKFIFIERSREKTMTSDVNRSVPFENIKLSTFIWSKNIFSKILTDAKLYVEKKEEGKTLLYKTFGHEWRPFGTPKNKRPVHSVILPEHLSEHIINDLDTFLNSSKWYIEKGIPYRRCYLLHGPPGCGKSSLIAALAGHFDFNICTINVNDVYLTDDRFIHLLATVPPKTILILEDIDFVFTTPAATISSSLLGSGNIRTLGVSYSGLLNALDGIVATEERIIFMTTNNIERLPSTLIRPGRVDLKVFIPYANTYQYKKMFLRFFPQHEDLAQEFATIFERFHLSMAEIQSFFLFSKHDPHKTIQNARHWVQTYAHKPGGQQG
- a CDS encoding hypothetical protein (putative); amino-acid sequence: MEGDRRYHMQGNCDMSMNSNCEPNANYYEGPGGMHNGLYYNSYEDDRGGSFPMGRGGGVAAGGGNVYMGDEKGMVRGGGGLHGGRTIHSMNSPPNVVYNRNFNLNSNPNYNTGSYPTHNNEYSGMNYQMMSSSGSGSNYPGSMVNVNMNMNMNMSSPSPYPPREQYVLNKKAAKILYIHNITSKLADENFIYSVCYVYGNVESVSYMKGKNLFIVKFESSDGAFSAYKYLPTHFKNIHLELRNESRKISYFNEKANSNKYISPNISEKKFLSLSLEKREQIMNIKQKELLRKCKEKLNQYINMFNNKSITDETKEKLKCLIDHLKTRIESLNNQCDGNPLGDSSSATSFNNYDRGPSGNISGGDLSGGSLSGNNNPKRYAIIKYSNENIARNVFKNCSMCNINVEFVQDDADGQGAS
- a CDS encoding hypothetical protein (putative), with product MTSNYIIHIGSNIVNKRLKISEYLSKYERRIIEKNTSAFFYILINLIFDVPIERFRLVINRKYIFLKKKKKLDVVFTITKKLLIMNNISVKERFLRFGDGRGEDESDSTCCVTRPGYFPPSEHALHAAPHPEHSLNPPTWEAPVNDANVSLLPTWESPVNDPNVNLHPTWRFRPKTVLLDNTIKKNNPLMNEKKDISHHSIMSNMHTNASANGDKLVDSKKFLHNYDEYPFQGSRPSTPYVNLVGSVRSEYKKEVKKKLSSYNSFYFKEIKNKINHFKVKSGEECYCSRKNTHCDASNVHISGGENNFCEKRSIILIKKSDNKSGINIFDEFLDIYLL